atatacgtgcttgttattatatcatgattaagagtacacacttccataatagcagaggttttgttcttttatatagtcagtataaaaagaaactagctcaaatggtcttgctcaatacactcatagtgtactagtgtaatttattagtcaagataaactaatacttaattacactacaaccactccaatggtttgccccattccatcttggttgtgagctactatttataatttataaggaactgataatatgatcttctgtgtgtctcctcacaccatgttatctacaatataaattaaatggacaactacacttagcataaatatagacatttgaccaatgtgattcttatttcaaaatgattgtttatacaagaaaactagacttttagtatatactctaacactaaggttactgccccttaggattttccaccggcctagccgcagttaggactttcctgcaaactcattccagcacattagataacaacacaacttaactttaaccctttgacataatcaaaacataggttcaatcgtcggatgcttcctgcaccaataggtggtccgagtgcccggaagagatccaggcgcccagaggcaAAACTCTATCCTATCGCAATGAGGAGTGTACTGATTGGCCGGGCCTACGTCACGGCTCGTGCGCTagaaagggatccaggcgcccgaagcaCTTTTATAAAAGATGGCCTCCACCAGAGCTGAGAACAACAACTTCTACTTCGACTGCTCTCGTGCGCGCTGCTTCCAAGGCGCTCTTCCTACGctgcgaagcttctccgacaacccgCGATTTAagtctttattttattattgtcggtaatctctttttacaaattcttgtacttattacgaattattagtgattgcccaacgaaagcactcgacgagtgagGGCCTTGGGATAGGAgttgacgaaggctccgaacaagGTAAAATTGTTGTTGTTAGCATTGTGTCTTTTATTTTTCTGCTGATTTCGCTATGATATTTTTTCGATCactatccaaccccccccccccccttcctccCTTTAGTGACTTCTATGATCCAACACATACAGTGATGAAGGCCAATCGGGAGAGAATCTGCTCACACAattgtccagtcaatcggactatAGCCTCCtacgactagacttgaaggggggaggcttgtgatgcggtgacgATGAGGGGCCCTCGCTCTCGCTGCCACGGTGGATatcaaaggaggtcaaagtcaagatggccAACGGGTTGACGGTGTTGGTCGATCGGGCGAATCATACTCCGACCAGGGATTAGGCACCAACCCACCGACACAAGGAATAATCAAACTGACTCTCAAGGGACACGCAGAAGCCGAACCGAGCGGCTCCTCCACTCAGCCTAGCAACAGACTCGACATCAACAAAGTACGCGGATAGTGAACTGCCCATTGAGCGGCTATCCCACTCGGCCAAGCAATAGAGCATGTGAACAGTGGGCTTCCAATCGAGCAGCCATCCCGCTTGCCCAGCAACAGATGACACTCGGACAATGAACTTTCAGCCGAGTGACTATCTCGCTCGGCGTGACAACAGACATCACAGGGATAGTAGAATTTCGGCCAGGCagccattccgctcggccaagcaacagacgCAGCAGGATATCTttggacatccttttgggagttagtgcctcTAACAAGCAGCATGGTCTGACAGAAGATCGTAtgacagaagcttccactgtcacttcagagatatgctccgcctgttaaggtactgtgtcagggacactttactgacatgtctttTTAGGAAAAGGTTTGAGATGCGTGCTCGCCATGGGAAGTATGCGCGCTGCttccggagctctatataaagggggtctaagCATCGGTGGAGGTATGCTTTTTACGCGATTTCTACTTTTGCGCTATAGTTCTTGCTTCTTCTTACTTtgtcggagactgacttgagcgtcggagagccatcgccagggaccccttccctggctcggcactaacgttgCTTGTGTTGCAGGTAGGAGCGAAGTCCACCGGAGGTCAGTAGGAGCATCACGTCCCCGGCAtccatctcttcgactttcggacaggatcaagtacACTAGAGGATCTTTACTCGCGTATGaatgggagaaaaggaagggttGAAGATCCTTGGAGGAAGTGGGACTCTATCTCCCCTAATCTAGACTCATTGCCCCTCTCTTTGCTAGCCCTAGAGGCAGTGGCTTGAGCCTCTCGAACAACCATGGAGAAGGCGGCGGTTACTACCACGAACAATGACGAAGAGGTGATAATTACGATAGTAGAGAGGAGGTAAAGACCCTGGATCATGGATAGATCGTGAACCTCTTGGAAGAATTAGCCGTCGTGGTCGCCTAGGGCAAATAGAGTCAGCAACGATGAAGTGGACGACAACCTTCGTCGTAGGCTTGGATTTTTTGGGAACCAGCCATGacataaaacaaaaattaatctAGCAAAAGGTGATTCCATGCAACATGAGGACTTTCAACCAAACGATGGAGGGAAATTATTGGAATGATCGCTTAATATTTCTTGCTCACGTTTTTCACCGATAGCGTCAAAATGTTTCGATTTGAAAATCGTATCACGATAATACTGTGGCAAAAATTCACCCCGGCATAAAGAACGATGACGTTGAGCACCTCTCCTAAATTTCTTCTCATGGCCTGCGGAGAATAACAAATATCAAAGAGCTCGTTAGAGGTTCCCCAATGAAGTCATTCCAATGCCTCGATAGTATAGAGAAAAGACAAATGCAAGAAGAAAGATTAGAGAGAGTCTCAGAGATCTAGAGTCTCCCTCTTATCGTTGTAGTAAAAGGTGAATCCCTCCCAGATATTAATACCTTATTAAAAGATATCGTTTGTAACCGCAATATCCTTTAATTATATTGGTAAATGCTGGGGAGCGGGATTCAGAGGTATGTAGCTTTGTGAGTCAGCAAGTCAAAAAGTCGGTGAGTCAATAATTCAGGAGATTGATAACTTGGTCAGATCATATCAGATCGGCTCAACTCGACTAGCCAAAGATTGTTGAGACCCTACATGGGAGCTATGTTGACCGAGTTTTAAAGCTTGTTATATTGATCAAATCTTGACCTTACCATATGACTTCCTAACTTGACTAGGATTCATTATGTGGTTCCTACTTATCTCCACATCATATACTATCGGGTGGAAAGACAAAGCTCTTTTCTTTATTTAATAAATTGATGGAGGTACTGTGTGAGTGAATCTATTTTTGCCACGACACCACAAGACGGCAAGTAGTTTGAAacagattattttattttaatttttttaggtaCATATAGGTACAGGTGTCAAACGTATGATGGGATAAACTCCAGGTCattagttcctgagaatcgatctCTGACCATTACGTCAGAGATGTTATGCGCCCACAaactttcattatatatatttatcttttatttaattaacatatatatatatatatatatatatatatatatatatatatatatatatatatatatatatatatatatatatgtggagtCTATTAAGTTGTTTCATCCGTTAAATCATTTAAATAGATtggattgaattaaaattttatcaatctatttaaaattaaatctaaatgcTAATATGTGACCATTACATTAGAGATGTTATGCGCCCATaaattttcattatatatatttatcttttatttaattaacatatatatatatatatatatatatatatggagtcTATTAAGTTGTTTCATCCGTTAAATCATTTAAATAGATtggattgaattaaaattttatcaatctatttaaaattaaatctaaatgcTAATATGCTAACATGTGTAGATTGTGAGTCTAGACGGATTGATCCGTGATGAATTTAAGTTGGCCACGGATaaacaagaatttttttttaactcaaaagTAAAATGAAAACTCGATCCTCTAACTCAAACTAATAAATTTTAACGTTCGTCCTtacctaatttaattaattattgtttttttaaaaaaataatttgtatataatttttttttaatgagctGATGCATTAACTCGTCTAATCCTTTTGTCCATCTTAGGTTGAAAATTTCCTGATTTACCATGATACAGGTTGGCCCGCCCCGTTATGGGCCAACCCTGGGCTTTCATTTCTTTCAATAAACCCAGCTCGGTTCTCGATGCGACCGTAGAGGGTCGAATGTTGAGCACATGGCCAAAGTCAAACTTCTAGAAGCAACCAACACCAAAAAGCGCCGAGTAAAAAAGGTAGGCTAGCAGCTAGCATACAATGTAGCCATGAATCACGTGTGGCCCCACGTTGACCCATCCAACCCGCTTCGATTATTGTGTAGGCGTGCGAACGCGTTGAGTATAAATTTATGCTCCATATTCAATATCCAAAGGAGAAGCTATACCGATGACGTTTCCTCTCGTCGTCTTCTGCGTCGCACTGCCATGGCCGGTGGTGCTGCTGGTCAAGACCCTCGCTCGCATCCGCTCCTTCCTCGTCGTCACCCTCGCCGCACAAAGCTCCATCCCCCTTCCTCCTCCGCTGCCTCCCTCGCTCGTCATGGCCAAACTCCCGGTGGTCCAACTCCAGGCCTCCGCCGCAGGCGACGCCTGCGCCTTCTGCTTGGAGAGGCTGCAGCCGCAGGACGAGGTCCGACTGCTCGCCAACTGCCGCCACACCTTCCACCGCGCCTGCACCGACCGCTGGGTCGCCAAGGGCCAGGCCCAGTGCTGCCCGCTATGCCGGTCATACATTTTGCCCCCTCCAGCTGCAGCGCCATCGATGGTGGTTGGAACGTTAACGTACGTGCTGGTCGAGATATACACGCAAGCTAGGGAAGCGATGGAGACGTGCGTGCATGCATGGCGATATGTATGGAGTTAGTTGAAGTGTGAAATCTGGTGTGGTTATACGTCAATAGAACAATTAATAATGGCAGAAATTTCtttagaataaaagggatttgttgtatttaataaataaaattaagtaagtaaataaataaatgtgcTTCGTTGAGAGTGGTTGGAAAATGAGGCATTAATGTAGTTAATTGATTGATTAGATTTCAGTTCGTTTCCAACTGAGCAAAGCATAGGAATATGTTACTGTTGCTATCACAAATTGATATGTGATACACTAGAACAAGAACTAAGTAGACAAGAATCCGCACATTCTATATCATTTCCAACAAAGCAAAGCATAAGGAAAGGATGCTTTTATCAAACTAGAACTCGTTGGAAAACTACATCTGCCCGGTATATTCCGAAAGCCCAAAGAACCATATCCCCAGCAACTTACAATTCTAAACAGCATGTTTCGAAAGCAAACAGGAAACCGAAATCCCTAGAAATCCAAAATCCTCAACAGCATGTTCTGTGAACTAAAGGAAAACCTAAATCAAAGCTCgaactactcttaccacaggtgagtagcaacttaccgaggtgttcttggacttacaactgaagaaggaaggttctagggtttcgggtgagctctaAATCTCGGCGATTCCTCTATGTCCGCGTCCCTTCTTgacgagaagagctcgcggagtTAGCCACTTgctggccgccggagacgaagctagggcttcgtttttcTTCGCTCGGGTAGAATCGGCGCCGTCGCacgcaaggaagaagagaagggggAAGAAATTAGGTCTCGGGAAATTACCTAagttcttttcttataactagggtttttattaaattctataccttaaatatttgccGCTGCCTATCTGATTAGCATCgaccgcttgcacacttggtcagccagatCCGCTTAAGAGTTGGCTTGGCCGGAGGTTGtgagttcgaatctcgacttggacatttttctgttgaaacttctttcgtttagtaaaaataccaaatgacctccaaaaattacataaaaatactctaaaaatttctagaatatttctaaggcattttaaatatttttaaattacttttaggactcgaaatgaggaaatttggattgttacaattcctcataccttataaaaagttcatcctcgaacttagaataactctggatttttctgtctcatgttgtcctcacgctcccacgtaacttcctcgtgcttctgattctgccagatgaccttcactagtggtacttctttgttccttagtctcttaacttctctgtccactctctgtgtaggtctgctctcatagctaagatcctcctggatctgcactgacgaaggctgaatcacttggctagggtcgtggagacacttctttagcatggagacatgaaatacattatgtatcgctgacatgtcttgtggtaagtccagcttgtatgctactttcccaatcttttctgtgatcaggtagggtcctacgtagcggggacttaacttgccctttttgccaaatctcatcactcccttcataagagcaaccttgagaaagactaaatcccctacttggaattcaagtggcctacggcgtgtgtcagcataactcttctgtctactctgggcagtctcaatcctctgtctgatcttctgaattgcctgagtggtttcttctattatctctgtctggatgcccagctctacttccatttcttttctttcacttgcttcttgccagcaaatgggtgatatgcacttcctgccatacaacgcctcataaggtgccatcttgatggtggcctgatagctattgttgtaggcaaactcagctaagcatagatacttgcaccaacttcccttgaaatcaagcgcacaagctctgagcatatcttctaaaatctgatttactcgctctttctgtccatctgtctgaggatggaagactgtgttgaacttgagtttggtgcctagtgcattctgaacacactcccaaaagtgagaggtgaagcgcccatctctatcagaaataatagatttaggaacttcgtgaagtctgatcacctccttaacatatagttgtgccaactgctctatagagtgtgacaccttgatggctagaaaatgagcagacttggtcaatcagtCCACTATTACctatatcgcatcatatccatttgtagttcttggaagacctgttataaagtccatggatatgtcttcccacttcaactctggtattgggagaggctgtagaactcctcctggtctctggtgctctgctttgactctctgacatgtcatgcaggtactgacatattttgcaacatttTTTTTGactccagaccaccagaacctctgtttcacgtcttggtacatcttggtagaacaaggatgcatagagtaaggtgtactatgagcttcttctaaaattttctttcttagttcttcatcattggggacacaaaggcggctcccttgataaagaattccactatctgatactcgaaactccgaattttcttctttttgtatcccttgcttgatcttctggatgtttGGATCTTCAcgttgctttctctgtatatcttcaagcaaggtagactctaaggtcaatgcagagagttgcccataaataatttccattccaaaatctgacaactccttctacagtggcagggctaatgatgacaaagacatcaaggatgcactggattttctgcttagtgcatcttccactttgttagctttgcctgggtggtataggatttcacagtcatagtctttgaccaactctagccacctgcgatgtctcatgtttaaatctttctgggtgaagaaatactttaaactctgatggtctgtgaagattctgcactggactccatacaagtagtgtcgccaaagtttcagtgcaaagaccacagctgccagctcaagatcatgagtggggtagttcttctcttagtctttgagttgtctggaagcataagctataacttttccttcttgcatgagaacagctcttaagcccatcttggaagcatcactgtagatgtcaaaactcttgtcactctctggaacagtcagaatagg
This window of the Zingiber officinale cultivar Zhangliang chromosome 3B, Zo_v1.1, whole genome shotgun sequence genome carries:
- the LOC122055008 gene encoding RING-H2 finger protein ATL40-like, giving the protein MTFPLVVFCVALPWPVVLLVKTLARIRSFLVVTLAAQSSIPLPPPLPPSLVMAKLPVVQLQASAAGDACAFCLERLQPQDEVRLLANCRHTFHRACTDRWVAKGQAQCCPLCRSYILPPPAAAPSMVVGTLTYVLVEIYTQAREAMETCVHAWRYVWS